From the Scatophagus argus isolate fScaArg1 chromosome 21, fScaArg1.pri, whole genome shotgun sequence genome, one window contains:
- the LOC124053119 gene encoding 5-hydroxytryptamine receptor 3A-like, protein MRHVAFLLLLVFTAGAPSEKVCSYQDILDYLKLTPDNTVYKLTRPVLDHTQITTVELDIILYNILAVTEKTQTFIPFIWATMIWKNERISWDPSQFCGITNISVPRDMLWRPDLFIYEMIQKDDSPLNPYMYLSNDGTVTSEEDMKVVSTCRMDVHKFPFDTQRCNITIGSAMYCVDQMRLLPFSNSSRATKFSREVMRTQGEWEFLHLAITSTNFTFHDRHWEQLIYTFTMRRRPLLHVINFLLPVLFFLVLDLASFFISDHRGEKLGFKVTVLLAISVLLLILNDILPAMSNKTPLIATYCIVIFALMLLSLLETILVTYLMEKEAASQRKLRLRGDCKDKLQKLKNDNEKKRKACCSCICKVSDGDKQHELLPVATEIKSSIQSGESHVLLLILEELKGLQRTLELHLGCGEEQGKSYQWATRINKAFFIFYITTVSVFLLFIFIEWNN, encoded by the exons ATGAGGCACGTCgcttttctcctcctgctcgtCTTCACAG CTGGGGCGCCCTCTGAGAAAGTGTGCAGTTACCAGGACATTCTGGACTACCTGAAACTGACCCCAGATAACACTGTGTATAAACTAACCCGGCCCGTCCTGGACCACACACAGATCACCACAGTAGAGCTGGACATCATCCTGTACAACATCCTGGCTGTG actgagaaaacacaaaccttcATTCCCTTCATCTGGGCAACAATG ATATGGAAAAATGAACGCATCTCATGGGACCCTTCTCAGTTTTGTGGAATCACCAATATTTCAGTTCCCAGAGACATGCTCTGGAGACCAGACCTCTTCATCTACGAGAT GATACAGAAAGACGACTCCCCACTGAACCCCTACATGTACCTGTCCAACGATGGGACGGTCACTTCTGAAGAGGACATGAAGGTGGTTAGCACCTGTAGGATGGACGTCCACAAATTCCCCTTTGACACACAGAGATGCAACATCACTATTGGATCTGCAATGTACTGTG TTGATCAAATGCGTCTACTTCCGTTCTCCAATTCCTCCCGAGCCACAAAGTTTTCCCGAGAGGTGATGAGGACGCAGGGGGAGTGGGAGTTCCTCCATCTCGCCATCACCAGCACCAATTTCACCTTCCATGACAGACACTGGGAACAGCTCATATACACT TTCACCATGAGGAGGAGGCCCCTCCTACATGTCATCAACTTCCTCTTACCCGTCCTGTTCTTCCTGGTCCTGGACCTGGCCTCCTTCTTCATCTCAGACCATCGAGGAGAGAAGCTGGGCTTCAAAGTCACCGTGCTGCTGGCCATCTCTGTACTGCTGCTCATACTGAATGACATCCTGCCCGCCATGTCCAACAAGACTCCACTCATAG CGACCTACTGCATTGTGATTTTTGCCCTGATGCTGCTCAGTCTGCTGGAGACCATCTTGGTTACGTATCTTATGGAGAAGGAAGCTGCATCCCAGCGGAAGCTTAGGCTGAGGGGCGACTGCAAGGACAAActgcaaaaactcaaaaatgatAACG agaagaaaagaaaggccTGCTGTTCATGCATCTGTAAAGTGTCTGACGGTGATAAACAGCATGAACTGCTGCCCGTGGCTACAGAG ATTAAAAGCAGCATTCAGTCAGGAGAGTCTCATGTGTTGCTGCTGatcctggaggagctgaagggGCTACAGAGAACTCTGGAACTGCACCTGGGCTGCGGGGAGGAACAAGGGAAGTCCTACCAATGGGCCACGAGAATCAACAAAGCCTTCTTCATTTTCTACATCAccactgtgtcagtgtttctACTGTTCATCTTCATAGAATGGAACAATTAG